A window of the Lagopus muta isolate bLagMut1 chromosome 1, bLagMut1 primary, whole genome shotgun sequence genome harbors these coding sequences:
- the MRPS31 gene encoding 28S ribosomal protein S31, mitochondrial has translation MHGSGAGRNAVARNARRSSRSRPAALNGRRGCERRAEGAMWGRFRGSGRLLFLAGAARRCGRPHRLFSTSSVLSTTKDESTASTDSTTKAASKEGAAETPKQKLLKIIGDMKVEVTTKRKLQELKEQEIKKQATNKQEGLDSESGTFQNTAEDVQRSKPLNPELVQAASAVASSFPRSKEQAESELLAQLRRHEETTDKQRRGGTINIRNVISEMAVKRQSPAQRGVRISSRISLEMDEDGQRIKPGRSLSFDSGRSLKAGKRLNIFTKASPETENALKTVSSPTIWDVEFAKEIAAVTEQPPRNGFEEMIQWTKEGILWEFPIDNEAGMDDDAEFHEHIFLEKHLKDFPKQGPIRHFMELVICGLSKNPYLSVKQKIEHIEWFRNYFEEKKEFLQEI, from the exons ATGCACggcagcggggccgggcggaACGCCGTGGCGCGGAACGCTCGGCGCAGCTCCCGTTCCCGGCCGGCGGCGCTGAACGGACGACGCGGCTGTGAGCGCCGCGCCGAGGGCGCCATGTGGGGTCGCTTCCGCGGCTCCGGCCGCCTCCTCTTCCTCgccggggcagcgcggcgctGCGGGCGGCCTCACAG ACTCTTCAGCACTAGTAGTGTGCTCTCTACTACAAAAGATGAATCTACTGCTTCCACAGACAGCACCACCAAAGCGGCATCAAAGGAGGGTGCAGCAGAAACACCAAAGCAAAAATTGCTAAAAATTATTGGTGATATGAAAGTAGAAGTGACCACCAAGAGGAAATTACAAGAATTAAAAGAACAGGAGATCAAAAAGCAAGCCACTAACAAGCAGGAAGGCCTGGACAGTGAAAGTGGCACGTTTCAAAATACTGCAGAAGACGTTCAGCG AAGCAAACCTTTAAATCCAGAACTGGTGCAGGCTGCATCTGCCGTTGCATCTTCTTTCCCACGCAGCAAGGAACAGGCAGAATCAGAATTACTTGCACAACTTAGAAGACATGAAGAGACCACAGATAAACAGAGAAGGGGAGGAACTATTAACATACG caatGTTATTTCGGAAATGGCAGTTAAGAGGCAATCCCCAGCTCAGAGAGGTGTGAGGATATCCAGTCGCATCTCCTTGGAGATGGATGAAGATGGTCAAAGAATCAAGCCTGGAAGATCTCTCTCCTTTGACTCCGGAAG aagtcttaaagcaggaaaaaggcTTAATATATTCACCAAGGCTTCTCCAGAAACGGAAAATGCGCTGAAAACAG TATCTTCACCAACAATTTGGGATGTGGAATTTGCAAAGGAGATTGCAGCAGTAACTGAGCAGCCTCCCCGGAATGGTTTTGAAGAGATGATCCAGTGGACAAAAGAAGGAATACTGTGGGAGTTTCCAATTGACAATGAAGCAG GGATGGATGATGATGCTGAATTCCATGAACATATCTTTCTGGAGAAACACCTCAAAGACTTTCCCAAGCAAGGACCTATTCGCCACTTCATGGAACTGGTCATCTGTGGGCTTTCAAAAAACCCATACCTCAGTGTTAAGCAGAAGATTGAACATATTGAGTGGTTTCGGAATTATtttgaggaaaagaaggaatttcTTCAAGAGATTTGA